In Planctomycetia bacterium, one DNA window encodes the following:
- a CDS encoding aminopeptidase P family protein, whose product MRNHVQRAAALLAQHDADAILLFRDSNILGFTGVPLAPSDRLICGWINRAGQTALVVPGFEADMARALPAGSILVTWLEHEDAYASAAEAARLLGVDRGRIYLDGYMWLDAQRRLSEAMLKARFETDPGILDSIREIKTPEEIAAIRAACHDTGQIYDLVSRRLQPGITEHELSRGVTEQLVKMGVTPFGDLIQSGENAAIPHQSAGFRRVRDGDGVIVDFVARKNGYLGDMTRTFTLGRASDDFTKAYQAVRAAQRAAIQAARPGVCCESVDAAARSVIESAGFGEFFTHRLGHGIGLDVHEPPYLVQGNARKLEVGMCFTVEPGIYVPGRFGIRIEDVIAMTPDGSEVLSDTVPTDVCCVPSRAAS is encoded by the coding sequence GTGCGGAATCATGTCCAGCGCGCCGCAGCGCTGCTGGCCCAACATGACGCGGATGCCATTCTTCTATTTCGCGATTCGAACATTCTTGGATTCACGGGTGTCCCGCTCGCGCCGTCGGATCGTCTGATCTGCGGCTGGATCAATCGCGCCGGCCAGACCGCGCTGGTTGTGCCGGGCTTTGAAGCCGACATGGCGCGGGCGCTGCCGGCTGGTTCGATTCTCGTAACCTGGTTGGAGCACGAGGACGCCTACGCGTCGGCGGCGGAGGCTGCACGATTGCTCGGCGTCGATCGCGGCCGCATATATCTTGACGGCTACATGTGGCTGGATGCACAGCGCCGGTTGAGTGAGGCGATGCTGAAGGCGCGTTTCGAAACTGATCCGGGAATTCTCGATTCGATCCGCGAGATCAAGACGCCGGAAGAAATAGCGGCCATCCGCGCTGCCTGTCACGATACGGGACAGATCTATGATCTGGTATCTCGCCGATTGCAGCCGGGAATCACCGAACACGAATTGTCGCGCGGTGTCACGGAGCAGCTTGTCAAGATGGGCGTCACGCCGTTCGGCGACCTGATTCAGAGCGGGGAAAACGCGGCGATTCCGCATCAATCGGCCGGGTTCCGGCGCGTTCGCGACGGCGACGGCGTGATCGTGGACTTTGTCGCTCGAAAGAACGGCTACCTGGGGGACATGACTCGGACATTCACCCTGGGGCGAGCGTCGGACGATTTCACAAAGGCTTATCAGGCCGTTCGAGCGGCGCAACGGGCGGCGATTCAAGCCGCGAGACCGGGCGTCTGCTGCGAGTCGGTCGATGCCGCCGCGCGCTCGGTCATTGAGAGCGCGGGGTTCGGCGAGTTTTTTACGCATCGCCTCGGGCATGGAATCGGGCTGGACGTGCATGAGCCGCCTTACCTCGTTCAGGGCAATGCGCGAAAGCTGGAAGTCGGGATGTGTTTCACAGTGGAACCCGGCATCTATGTGCCGGGTCGATTCGGCATTCGCATCGAGGATGTGATCGCCATGACGCCGGACGGCAGCGAGGTCTTGAGCGATACCGTTCCGACGGATGTCTGCTGCGTACCGAGCCGGGCGGCGTCGTAA
- a CDS encoding (2Fe-2S)-binding protein, with translation MNLDDDICYCYHVPLRKLLNFALREQPVRASQMSNCLGAGTGCGWCIPILRKIYEQVCGEPGREQAESSTRAQPPEIRGLPDRAADYGEARRKYLKSDTKHQF, from the coding sequence ATGAATCTCGACGACGACATCTGTTATTGCTATCACGTTCCGTTGCGAAAGCTGCTGAACTTCGCCCTGCGCGAACAACCGGTGCGGGCGAGTCAAATGTCAAATTGCCTTGGCGCGGGGACCGGCTGCGGCTGGTGCATCCCCATCCTGCGAAAAATCTACGAGCAAGTGTGCGGGGAGCCAGGGCGGGAGCAGGCCGAATCGAGCACAAGGGCACAGCCGCCAGAGATTCGCGGACTGCCCGACCGTGCCGCCGACTATGGCGAAGCGCGCCGGAAGTACCTCAAATCGGACACAAAGCATCAATTCTGA
- a CDS encoding PEP-CTERM sorting domain-containing protein, translated as MASRLKRIICLGLFAAAVSVPVSADVVNVFAYKDNTLYESPSGSLSNGAGESIFAGRTLQFQDSLRRALLAFDVAGAVPAGSTIVSATLRLYCIQSVSGDQPMTLHRTLQNWGESTSSADGMGGGGGGAFAMPGDATWLHTFSPGSFWANVGGDFNAAASASALVGGGGAIYQWSSPQMALDVQNWLDNPAANFGWTLLGNETFDGSAKRFASRETTNIFAIKPTLVIEYIPEPATVCLFALGLAGVARRRRAL; from the coding sequence ATGGCGAGTAGATTGAAACGCATTATCTGTCTTGGCCTGTTTGCAGCGGCCGTTTCCGTGCCGGTTTCGGCCGACGTCGTCAACGTTTTCGCCTACAAGGACAATACCCTCTACGAGTCGCCAAGCGGGAGCTTGAGCAACGGTGCCGGGGAATCGATCTTCGCCGGACGCACGCTTCAGTTTCAGGATTCGCTTCGCCGGGCCTTGCTGGCGTTTGACGTTGCCGGCGCGGTTCCGGCCGGCAGCACGATCGTCAGCGCCACGCTTCGACTGTACTGCATCCAGTCGGTATCCGGTGACCAGCCGATGACGTTGCACCGCACGCTTCAGAACTGGGGCGAGTCCACCTCCAGCGCCGACGGCATGGGGGGCGGAGGCGGCGGGGCGTTTGCGATGCCCGGTGATGCGACGTGGCTGCACACGTTCAGCCCCGGCAGCTTTTGGGCGAACGTCGGTGGAGACTTCAACGCAGCTGCCAGCGCTTCGGCGCTGGTTGGCGGCGGTGGTGCCATCTACCAGTGGAGCAGCCCGCAGATGGCGCTGGACGTGCAAAACTGGCTTGATAATCCGGCCGCGAATTTTGGGTGGACGCTGCTTGGAAACGAGACCTTCGACGGTTCCGCCAAGCGTTTCGCATCCCGCGAGACGACCAACATCTTCGCCATTAAGCCAACTCTTGTCATCGAATACATTCCAGAGCCGGCCACGGTATGCCTTTTCGCCCTGGGCCTCGCGGGCGTCGCTCGTCGCCGTCGCGCGTTGTAG
- a CDS encoding DUF3473 domain-containing protein, which produces MAVESIHMERATVGGRLDRSRVESGRLRGLDSTEPAVVKTPVRNVFTVDLEDWPVAVLGPNEPITGRVVENTLKLLNILHWHGVHATFFVLTRVAEAFPELIAQVREAGHEIASHGHNHQLLTRQTPKEFENDVRRSLDVLQQLTGERPMGYRAPAFSVVRETRWAGPILSRLGFAYSSSVFPILHRRYGIATAPRGIHRWDDCPLIECPPATVRVAGVNLPVAGGGYFRLLPGAVVRAAVRRLNRAGQPAILYVHPYELDVDGLTYHADHGVRIGPWRRMTQALGRESFEDRLHRLLESFSFTTMRELLAGDEPKSNEKPPASVPRAFQDGSL; this is translated from the coding sequence TTGGCAGTCGAATCCATTCACATGGAGCGTGCCACCGTCGGGGGGCGGCTGGACCGCTCGCGCGTTGAGAGCGGCCGCCTTCGCGGGCTGGACTCCACGGAACCGGCAGTTGTGAAGACGCCGGTCAGAAACGTCTTCACGGTTGATCTCGAAGATTGGCCGGTGGCCGTGCTGGGGCCGAACGAGCCGATCACCGGTCGCGTGGTCGAGAACACGCTGAAGCTGCTGAACATCCTGCACTGGCATGGTGTGCACGCGACGTTTTTTGTCCTGACGCGCGTCGCGGAAGCATTCCCGGAGTTAATCGCGCAAGTTCGTGAGGCGGGGCACGAAATCGCCTCGCACGGCCATAACCATCAATTGCTGACGCGACAAACTCCGAAGGAGTTCGAAAACGATGTGCGTCGCAGCCTGGACGTCCTGCAACAACTGACCGGTGAGCGGCCGATGGGGTACCGCGCGCCGGCTTTCAGCGTTGTGCGCGAGACCCGATGGGCGGGTCCGATTCTTTCGCGCCTGGGTTTTGCGTACAGTTCGAGTGTGTTTCCCATCCTGCATCGGCGATATGGAATCGCGACCGCGCCGCGCGGCATCCATCGCTGGGACGATTGTCCGTTGATTGAATGTCCTCCCGCGACGGTTCGGGTTGCGGGCGTGAATCTGCCGGTCGCGGGCGGCGGGTACTTTCGGCTGTTGCCCGGCGCCGTCGTGCGCGCCGCGGTGCGCCGACTGAATCGCGCGGGCCAACCGGCGATTCTGTACGTACACCCGTACGAACTGGATGTGGACGGCCTGACCTATCACGCCGACCACGGCGTGCGCATTGGCCCGTGGCGTCGCATGACGCAAGCGCTGGGCCGCGAAAGTTTCGAAGATCGGTTGCACCGGCTGCTGGAATCGTTCTCGTTCACGACAATGCGCGAGCTGCTGGCTGGCGATGAACCGAAATCAAATGAAAAACCCCCGGCGAGCGTGCCGAGGGCTTTTCAAGACGGATCGTTGTGA
- a CDS encoding S8 family serine peptidase: protein MSLSRVFCVCVIGLTIGFSSMSRADVILPDLPPEPNALHLRTGKVVLEPAQSLHRLDPAAPGATIAEKGHFVIQLDGPLTPAREAALAQAGVVLGQYLPMYAYIVELPAGFNAPAQLTGLDFVRWLGAYDAGWKLDPEIGTRTYQTQERQQLAAEGVRLLTVKLLDGSDTGAAIDQIANLQGATITNLDPREDGDLIEVRLPDASIQLLAQVKQIQFVEEAPELTLRNSSNAWILQSYSSGNTSVWNKGVTGVGQLGGHIDDPVNVSHCSFRDASGNPVGPSHRKIQFYGGTQSYGQHGLHTAATFVGDEFPINGTTTLRGMAYGARLVHYRYSSMTGIGLLATFNTMFTNGARVYTNSWGDDGTTAYTQWCVDIDTFSFNNEDALVCFAETNTSTLKTPENAKNCLSVSASTDNPATSLCSGGAGPTNDQRRKPELMAPGCSTTSASGSGTVCTSANLTGTSMASPAVAGAGLLVRQYYTDGYYPTGAAVPANGFTPSGALIRATLINSGADVTGIAGFPSNTEGWGRVLLEDALYFAGDSRKLIVLDDLRRVNGLTTGQSKTYGINVTAGMPLKITLVWTERQAALNANPAYINDLNLVVTGPGGTYLGNVFSGGQSTTGGSADFRNNAEQVYLLSPPAGTYTVTVNAIAVNAPGSPQGFALVATGNVVPTPQQPDCDQSGGFDLTLDTACFVDVLLGINTNPASQAAVDMDGNTFNNGQDIQQWINCVVNNVCN from the coding sequence ATGTCTTTGAGCCGCGTATTTTGCGTCTGCGTAATCGGTCTAACCATCGGTTTTTCGTCAATGAGCCGGGCCGACGTAATCCTCCCCGATCTGCCGCCCGAACCAAACGCACTGCACCTTCGCACCGGAAAGGTTGTCCTCGAGCCGGCGCAGTCGCTGCATCGCCTGGACCCGGCCGCGCCCGGCGCGACGATCGCGGAGAAGGGTCACTTCGTCATTCAACTCGACGGTCCGCTGACGCCCGCGCGCGAGGCGGCGCTGGCGCAGGCCGGCGTGGTGCTCGGTCAATATCTACCGATGTATGCCTACATCGTCGAGTTGCCGGCGGGGTTTAACGCTCCGGCGCAGCTTACGGGGCTGGACTTCGTGCGATGGCTCGGCGCGTACGACGCGGGTTGGAAGCTCGACCCGGAGATTGGTACTCGTACATACCAGACGCAGGAACGTCAGCAATTGGCGGCAGAGGGAGTTCGCCTGCTGACCGTTAAGCTGCTCGACGGTTCGGATACCGGCGCGGCCATTGATCAGATCGCGAATCTCCAAGGCGCAACCATCACCAATCTGGATCCCCGCGAGGACGGCGATCTCATCGAGGTCCGCCTTCCCGATGCGTCAATTCAGCTTTTGGCGCAAGTCAAACAGATACAGTTTGTTGAAGAAGCCCCGGAGCTGACGCTCCGCAATAGCTCCAACGCATGGATTCTTCAGTCATATTCCTCCGGAAACACATCGGTTTGGAACAAGGGCGTAACCGGGGTCGGCCAGCTTGGAGGGCACATTGATGATCCCGTCAACGTCAGCCACTGCTCATTCCGTGATGCGAGTGGGAATCCGGTGGGTCCGTCGCACCGCAAGATTCAGTTCTATGGCGGCACCCAATCCTACGGCCAGCATGGCCTGCACACGGCCGCTACGTTTGTCGGGGACGAGTTCCCGATCAACGGGACCACCACGCTCCGCGGCATGGCCTATGGCGCGCGACTGGTTCACTACCGCTACTCGTCCATGACCGGCATCGGCCTGCTGGCAACGTTTAATACGATGTTCACCAATGGCGCTCGGGTTTACACCAACAGCTGGGGAGATGACGGAACGACGGCGTACACCCAGTGGTGCGTCGATATTGATACGTTCTCCTTTAATAATGAAGATGCGCTGGTCTGTTTTGCCGAAACCAATACGTCAACCTTGAAAACGCCCGAAAACGCCAAGAACTGCCTCTCGGTTTCGGCCTCCACGGACAACCCGGCGACGAGCCTCTGCTCCGGCGGGGCTGGGCCGACCAATGATCAGCGACGGAAACCGGAACTGATGGCGCCCGGCTGCTCCACGACGTCGGCTTCGGGGAGCGGCACGGTCTGCACGTCGGCGAATCTCACAGGCACGTCCATGGCCAGCCCCGCCGTCGCGGGTGCCGGGCTGCTCGTTCGGCAGTATTATACTGATGGCTATTATCCGACCGGCGCGGCGGTGCCGGCCAATGGTTTCACGCCTTCCGGCGCGCTGATTCGGGCAACCCTGATCAACTCCGGCGCCGACGTCACCGGCATCGCCGGATTCCCCAGCAACACCGAAGGCTGGGGCCGTGTCCTGCTCGAAGACGCCCTGTACTTCGCCGGCGATTCACGCAAACTCATCGTCCTCGATGATCTGCGCCGCGTGAACGGTCTCACCACCGGGCAGTCCAAGACCTACGGCATCAACGTCACCGCCGGCATGCCCTTAAAAATCACGCTCGTCTGGACGGAACGGCAGGCCGCGCTCAACGCCAATCCGGCCTACATCAACGATCTCAACCTGGTGGTTACGGGACCGGGCGGTACTTACCTCGGAAACGTCTTCTCGGGTGGGCAATCCACCACGGGCGGATCCGCGGATTTCCGAAACAATGCCGAGCAGGTCTACCTGCTCTCGCCGCCGGCTGGAACCTACACCGTTACCGTCAATGCAATCGCGGTTAACGCGCCGGGATCGCCCCAGGGATTCGCTCTCGTGGCGACCGGCAACGTCGTCCCCACGCCGCAGCAGCCCGATTGCGACCAGAGCGGCGGGTTCGACCTCACGCTGGACACCGCGTGCTTCGTGGACGTGCTGCTCGGCATCAACACGAACCCCGCGTCACAAGCAGCGGTTGATATGGACGGCAACACCTTCAACAACGGGCAGGATATCCAGCAATGGATCAACTGCGTGGTGAACAACGTCTGCAACTGA
- a CDS encoding DinB family protein, with protein sequence MAHVAAIEAGDSPAYQNKLLGLLGDRDPLEVMGETPVFIRRIVAEHDAATLRTRPFPGKWTPLEIIGHLVDTEWVYGYRIRLILCEDRPTILGMDQDLWVAGQRYNEREPRELAEHYAMLREANLRVWRGMGPADLARVGRHNERGEESLGLMLKMEAGHDLSHIDQITRYLAAARGK encoded by the coding sequence ATGGCTCATGTGGCAGCCATTGAAGCGGGGGACTCCCCGGCGTATCAGAACAAGCTGCTGGGGCTGCTGGGCGACCGCGATCCGCTGGAGGTGATGGGTGAGACACCGGTCTTTATACGGCGGATCGTGGCCGAGCATGACGCCGCGACGCTGCGCACGCGGCCGTTCCCCGGGAAATGGACGCCGCTGGAGATCATCGGGCATCTGGTCGACACGGAATGGGTCTATGGCTATCGGATTCGGCTGATTTTGTGCGAGGATCGGCCGACGATCCTGGGAATGGATCAGGACCTGTGGGTCGCAGGGCAGCGGTACAACGAGCGGGAGCCGCGCGAGCTGGCGGAGCACTACGCGATGCTTCGCGAGGCGAATCTGCGTGTGTGGCGCGGCATGGGACCTGCGGACCTGGCGCGGGTCGGTCGGCACAACGAACGCGGTGAGGAATCGCTGGGGCTGATGCTGAAGATGGAGGCCGGGCACGATTTGTCGCACATCGATCAGATCACGCGCTATCTCGCGGCGGCGCGCGGCAAGTAA
- a CDS encoding AraC family ligand binding domain-containing protein, producing MPTLIKSPTVIPAAGNKPKIIEEFIGRVTSRTSTVSIARMQSPSGWSEPFQTPDFDEFTIVLKGVLHVEFDGGAMDVRAGQAVISHKGERVRYSTPDPQGAEYLAVCLPAFSPDTVHRDA from the coding sequence ATGCCAACGCTGATCAAGTCTCCAACGGTGATCCCCGCCGCAGGAAACAAGCCCAAGATCATCGAGGAGTTCATCGGTCGCGTAACATCCCGAACAAGCACCGTCAGCATCGCGCGAATGCAAAGCCCGTCCGGCTGGAGCGAGCCGTTTCAGACGCCGGACTTCGATGAGTTCACGATCGTGCTGAAGGGGGTATTGCATGTCGAGTTCGACGGCGGCGCGATGGATGTCCGCGCTGGGCAGGCGGTCATCTCGCACAAGGGCGAACGCGTGCGCTACAGCACACCCGATCCGCAGGGGGCGGAGTACCTCGCCGTCTGCCTGCCCGCTTTTTCGCCCGACACGGTCCACCGCGACGCATGA
- a CDS encoding DUF1571 domain-containing protein, which translates to MTNHRIVSGLELCMGFLLCVAIGVAGCAQPKVDIPAGSTIEVASQAALKARVAKDPVAFLREVHAETSKLKEFTTVFMRQERLGVFKELAPLETILAEYRDEPFSVRFTWLDKGSEYKQCVFVRGRDEDKVVLLPRKGLLGFPPAVQKFAPQLAVEFGKARNPITDFGPRRMLERVLEGIEKSVELGGATLTVREPTEIGPAKEPCHHIEIRYPKGRGVTVALQDLYLSTATLTPVGTYLWRAGREERTEDTLDAMYLYTQIDTSVRLTDANFQIDKEGKPTRKPNGIKTAALTELDDGVVDEANSVEHDGGSTDPGEGTDGAAADAMQERPDTPQR; encoded by the coding sequence GTGACGAATCATCGAATCGTAAGCGGATTGGAATTGTGCATGGGGTTTTTGCTTTGCGTGGCAATCGGGGTCGCCGGCTGCGCGCAACCGAAGGTAGACATCCCGGCCGGGTCGACGATCGAAGTCGCCTCGCAGGCGGCGCTGAAGGCGCGGGTGGCGAAGGATCCGGTGGCCTTCCTCCGCGAGGTGCATGCCGAAACGAGCAAATTGAAAGAGTTTACTACGGTCTTTATGCGTCAGGAACGACTGGGGGTGTTCAAGGAGCTGGCGCCGCTGGAGACGATTCTCGCGGAGTATCGTGATGAGCCGTTCAGCGTGCGGTTCACGTGGCTGGACAAAGGCTCGGAGTACAAGCAATGCGTCTTTGTTCGTGGCCGGGACGAGGACAAGGTCGTGCTGCTGCCGCGGAAGGGGCTGCTGGGTTTCCCGCCGGCGGTGCAGAAGTTCGCGCCGCAGCTCGCGGTCGAGTTCGGCAAGGCCCGCAATCCGATCACCGATTTCGGACCACGGCGGATGCTGGAGCGCGTGCTGGAAGGCATTGAGAAATCCGTCGAACTTGGCGGCGCGACGCTCACGGTGCGCGAGCCGACCGAGATCGGCCCGGCCAAGGAGCCGTGCCATCACATCGAGATTCGCTACCCGAAGGGCAGGGGAGTGACGGTCGCCCTGCAGGATCTGTACTTGAGTACCGCGACGTTAACGCCGGTGGGGACGTACCTCTGGCGCGCCGGCCGGGAAGAGCGCACCGAGGACACGCTCGATGCGATGTATCTTTACACGCAGATCGATACGAGCGTTCGGCTGACCGACGCGAACTTTCAGATCGACAAGGAAGGCAAGCCGACGCGAAAGCCCAACGGGATCAAGACCGCCGCCTTGACGGAGCTGGACGACGGCGTCGTGGACGAGGCGAATTCCGTTGAGCACGACGGCGGTTCGACGGATCCGGGCGAAGGCACGGATGGTGCGGCGGCTGATGCCATGCAGGAGCGTCCGGATACGCCGCAGAGGTAG
- the atpC gene encoding ATP synthase F1 subunit epsilon, with protein sequence MAKAPLHCNVITPERQVLETDAVSVVLPAHDGLVGVLDQRAPLLCELGTGILRVETDAGKSQQVFVDGGFAQVLKNEVTILTERAALAENITADQARKALEEAQAMPAKDESTAAAKQRAIARAKAQLTIAGK encoded by the coding sequence ATGGCTAAAGCACCTTTGCACTGCAACGTGATCACGCCCGAGCGGCAGGTTCTCGAAACGGACGCGGTTTCGGTGGTTCTCCCCGCGCACGACGGGCTTGTCGGCGTGCTCGACCAGCGCGCCCCCCTGCTTTGCGAATTGGGCACCGGCATCCTGCGCGTCGAGACCGATGCCGGCAAATCACAGCAGGTCTTCGTCGACGGCGGCTTCGCCCAGGTACTCAAGAATGAGGTAACCATCCTCACCGAGCGCGCAGCCCTGGCGGAGAACATCACGGCTGACCAGGCGCGCAAGGCGCTGGAAGAAGCCCAAGCCATGCCCGCCAAGGACGAATCAACCGCCGCTGCCAAGCAGCGCGCCATCGCCCGGGCCAAGGCGCAACTGACGATCGCCGGGAAATAA
- a CDS encoding 4-(cytidine 5'-diphospho)-2-C-methyl-D-erythritol kinase has translation MIRREAHAKLNLTLAVLGRRADGFHELESWAVPIALTDELRFEAADDFRLIIEPHAAAPLANDASNLIHRAALALADAAGQAARVRIRLVKGIPIGGGLGGGSSDAAATLSALNELWNLNWSIDQLAAIGATLGSDVAFFLTGGQAVMRGRGEVLARARGWQGFAAVIVPPYGLSTTDVYRCHARRAEIARTDARSRSTASPWETRDIGADRLLPMLFNDLEAAAFEVEPRLAELHARLSRGGGRIVRMTGSGSCLFTLFDDESHAQAWCGKIEPVLATEERVKISRVLG, from the coding sequence ATGATTCGCCGCGAGGCTCATGCGAAGCTCAACCTGACGCTTGCCGTTCTCGGTCGCCGGGCCGATGGCTTTCACGAGCTGGAATCCTGGGCCGTGCCGATTGCTCTGACGGATGAACTGCGCTTCGAAGCGGCGGATGATTTTCGCCTGATCATTGAACCACATGCCGCTGCTCCGTTGGCAAACGATGCAAGCAATCTGATTCATCGTGCGGCCCTGGCGCTGGCCGATGCAGCCGGTCAGGCGGCGCGGGTTCGTATCCGGCTCGTCAAAGGCATTCCAATCGGCGGCGGGTTGGGTGGCGGCAGCTCGGACGCGGCGGCGACACTTTCGGCGTTGAACGAACTCTGGAATCTTAACTGGTCAATCGATCAGCTCGCAGCCATCGGCGCGACGCTCGGTTCGGACGTAGCGTTTTTTCTAACAGGCGGCCAGGCCGTCATGCGGGGGCGCGGCGAGGTTCTTGCGCGCGCGAGAGGATGGCAGGGCTTCGCCGCGGTCATCGTCCCGCCATACGGTCTCTCCACGACCGATGTGTATCGCTGCCACGCGCGGCGCGCGGAGATTGCCCGAACGGATGCGCGCTCCCGGTCGACTGCGTCGCCGTGGGAAACGCGGGATATCGGAGCGGACCGGTTGCTGCCCATGTTGTTCAACGATTTGGAGGCGGCGGCCTTTGAAGTCGAGCCTCGTCTGGCGGAACTGCACGCGCGGTTGTCGCGAGGCGGTGGCCGGATTGTGCGCATGACCGGCAGCGGCAGTTGCTTGTTCACGCTCTTTGATGACGAATCCCATGCGCAGGCCTGGTGTGGGAAGATTGAACCGGTTCTGGCGACGGAAGAGCGCGTGAAAATCTCGCGAGTACTCGGCTGA
- a CDS encoding septation protein SpoVG family protein, producing the protein MNITEVRIKLVGSNSERLRAFCSVTLDGEFVIRDLKIIDGVNGPFVAMPSRKLADRCRKCGCKNHLRARFCNECGTRLNDNRAIRDAQGRIKLHADVAHPINPAGRERIQDEIIRAYQEELARSAEPGYRPAAFDEDDDLGPSEYDELIDDLKRSAAVRSHAAAKTESPDVDVEASSRTEPNSAREPSHAGGPSKPLGPGGSFSAGIL; encoded by the coding sequence ATGAACATCACCGAGGTGAGGATCAAGCTGGTCGGAAGCAATTCCGAGCGACTGCGAGCGTTTTGCAGCGTGACGCTGGACGGCGAGTTTGTCATTCGGGACTTGAAGATCATCGACGGCGTCAACGGCCCGTTCGTGGCGATGCCGTCGCGCAAACTGGCCGACCGTTGCCGCAAGTGCGGGTGCAAGAATCATCTCCGGGCGCGCTTCTGCAATGAATGTGGCACACGATTGAATGACAACCGGGCCATTCGGGATGCCCAGGGGCGGATCAAGTTGCACGCCGACGTGGCCCATCCGATCAATCCCGCGGGGCGCGAGCGGATTCAAGACGAGATCATCCGGGCCTATCAGGAAGAATTGGCCCGCTCGGCCGAGCCGGGTTATCGACCAGCGGCGTTTGACGAAGACGACGACCTGGGGCCGTCCGAATACGACGAATTGATCGACGATCTCAAGCGTTCGGCTGCGGTGCGCTCCCATGCAGCAGCGAAAACCGAATCACCGGACGTCGACGTGGAAGCGTCCTCGCGCACCGAACCGAATTCGGCGCGAGAGCCATCGCATGCCGGTGGTCCTTCGAAGCCGCTGGGGCCGGGCGGTTCATTCAGCGCGGGGATTCTGTAG